The nucleotide sequence AACAAAACACATTCCATTGTCATTCCGGGCGAAGTCCCGGAATCTAGATTATAAATAACTGGATTAGCTCCGCTGATTTCCCTTCGGTCAGTTCCTGCATTATTCGCTTCGCTCATGAGCTAACGGTTCGCAGAAACCGAGCGTATTTCGCGAGTTCGCCGTAAGGCAATGACAATTTGGATTATTTATTCTTCATCAGAAATTATTGCGAACAATCATTTAAAATTTATTTCCCGAACGAACCATTCCTAATAAACTCAACCGTTTTATCCATCTCAATATACATAATTCTATCCTCTTCAATAAACGGAACAATTTCGCGGTACTGAGCCATGAAATCTTCTAAATATGGTGATGTTTTAGCCGGACGGCGGAACTCTAAAGCTTGCGCAGCATTGAACAGCTCAATAGCCAGAATCCTCTCTGTATTATCAACAACCTTAAGCAGTTTTGTTGCCGCATTTGCTCCCATACTTACATGATCCTCCTGCCCATTCGACGAGACTATTGAATCAACCGAGGCGGGTGTGCAAAGTTGCTTGTTCTGGCTAACCATTGATGCAGCAGCATACTGGGGTATCATAAAACCTGAGTTAAGACCTGAGTTGAAAACCAGAAATTCGGGTAGGCCTCTTAGCCCAGATATTAGCTGAACAACACGTCTTTCGGAGATGTTTCCAAGTTCCGATAGCGCTATAGCCATAAAATCGTAGGATAGTGCTAGTGGTTGACCGTGGAAGTTACCACCCGATAGGATTAAATCCTCATCGGGCCATATAGTTGGGTTATCGGTAACGGAGTTAATCTCGGTTAGTAGAACATTTGCAACGTAGTTCAAAGCATCCTTTGAAGCACCATGAACCTGAGGCATGCAGCGGAAGGAGTATGGATCCTGAACATGTTTTTTAGGATGTGCAATTAGCTCGCTGCCTTCCAATATCTTTCTAAAATTAAGAGCTGTTTCAATTTGCCCTTGATGTGGACGAACTTTCTGTAAATTTTCATGGAATGGCTCAATCCTACCATCATAAGCTTCAAGCGAAAGTGCACCAATAATATCGGCAAATTTGATTATTCTAAATGCTTTAAGCATGGCGTAAACACCGTGTGCGCTCATAAATTGCGTTCCGTTGAGAAGTGCTAATCCTTCCTTCGACTTCAGATCGATTGGCTGCCAGCCAAACTTCTTCATTATCTCTGAGGACTCATACCTTTTGCCTTGATATCTAACCTCTCCCAATCCTAGCAGTGGGAGGAAGAGATTTGAAAGTGGCGCCAAATCACCCGATGCACCCAACGAACCCCTATCATATACTACAGGAAGCACATCATTGTTATAAAAATCGAGGATCCGTTGAACCGTAACAATCTGAACGCCAGAGTGACCAAGCGATAGCGCATGTGCTTTAAGGAAAAGCATCAGTTTTATTATCTCTGGATTAATTTCATCTCCAGTGCTACATGCATGCGACATCACAAGATTTCGTTGAAGTTGCGATAGCTTCTCCTTTGATATATTCCGATTGCAAAGCGAGCCAAATCCTGTTGTAATCCCGTAGATTGGCGCATGTTCATTCAGCATCTTGTTATCGAGATACTCACGACATTTGGTTATCAAACCAATCGCCTCATCCGATAGTTCGAGTTTATAATGATTGTTTGCCAAATCCTCCATTAGCTCGTAGGTTAATGGCTTTGGGGAGATATAATGTACTTTACTCATTTTAGTAATGAAATTTGAAAGTTTTGATTTTGATATTATTATGCCAATGTGAATTATAAAATAAGCCCAAAGCATGTTTTATAATTCTACAATCAATGTTGTTGATTTAACGATTTTACTATTGACGCTTCCAGTTCTTACGAATCTGGAAGGTCAAACAAGTCAGTTAACCTAGCAGAGTCCGAAGGCCCTGCTAGCGTTTAAATAACCTTAAGTAAAGTTAGCGTGCAGTAATTATTGGGCTGATATGAGAAGTTCTCAGGGAACTCTGGTGGAGTTCACTTTTTTGTTTCTTGCTTTTTTGTTTGAAATTGTAAGCATTTTCTGAAAATCGATAAATTATGCTTGGTTTATTTTTCCAAGCAAGTATTCTGTCAAACTATTGAATGGTATCGTCTCTTGTTCGCCTGTAATCATGTTCTTAACCGAGAACTGGCGGTTGTGCATCTCCGATTCTCCTGCAATTACAACAAACTTAATGCTTCGCTTATTTGCGTAATCGAACTGCTTTTTAAGCTTGGTTGAATCGGGGTAGAGCTCTGCGCTAATGCCCTTTTCCCTTACGCTACGTATTGCGTTAAGGCAGTATGAGGCCTCGTATCGCCCAAAGTTGGTAAACATAACTTGGGTTGATGATATCAAATTTTCTGGGAAAAGATTTAGCTGAAGCATCACATCATAGATTCTATCTGCCCCAAACGAAACGCCAACGCCGCTCATATCCTTTAACCCAAAGATACCTGTTAAATCATCATAGCGACCACCACCGCAGAGGCTGCCAATTTCAGCATCTTTTGCTTTAACCTCAATGATAGCACCGGTGTAGTAGTTCAACCCACGTGCAAGCGAAAGATCGAGTTCAACATCGGTTTTGATTCTTCCAAGTGCCTCAAGATAATCGAAAAACTCCTCCATTTCGGCAACGCCCTTCAGCCCAACCTCCGAATCCACAATCATCTTGCGAAGTCTCTCAATCTTTCCAGGATTGCTCCCGGTTAAAGTTAGGATTGGTTGTAACTTTGTGATACCCTCCTTCGAAACACCTTTGCCCTCCAGTTCAGCAATTGCACCTTCAAGACCCACCTTATCAATCTTATCAATGGCAATGGTAATATCAATAAGCTTATCGGGGAAGCCAATAAAATCGGCAATCCAAGTTAATATCTTACGATTATTAACTTTTATAACCGTGCGAACGCCCAATTTAGTGAACACCTCGTTGATAATCATCACAAGCTCAGCCTCGTTTAGCAACGAGTTAGAGCCTATAACATCAACATCGCATTGGTAGAACTCACGGTAACGACCCTTTTGCGGCCTATCGGCACGCCAAACAGGTTGAATCTGATATCTTTTAAAGGGAAATGTTATCTCGTTCTGGTACATTACCACAAACCGAGCAAAGGGTACGGTAAGATCGTACCTTAAACCTTTATCGCAAATTGCGATAGATAATGGGTTGGGGTTACCATGTATTAAAAGTTTTGGATCGATATCTTTTGTGAAATCGCCAGAGTTTAGGACTTTGAATAGCAGCTTATCGCCCTCCTCACCGTACTTGCCAAGCAGAGTTGTAAGGTTCTCCATTGCTGGGGTCTCGATGGGCAAGTACCCATAGGTTTTAAATACTGAGCGGATAATATCGAAGATATAGTTTCTCCGAACCATCTCAATTGGTGTGAAATCCCTAGTTCCTTTGGGTATAGAGGGTTTTTGAGCCGACATTGTTTTGTTCATTATTTGAGGTTGCAAATATATTAAATAATGGTGATTTTATCGATAGCAAACGAGATAACCACAAAGCACCCAAAGTGGGTGAAAACTTAGTATGATTATTAAACCTACAGAAGAAAAATCTCTTTTGGATGGGTTGTTATTTTGGTTAATTTTGGGATAGGGATTAACAAGAAGGTTTTTATACAGTTTAATTTCAGGCATAAGTATACTTTATGGTTATATATGAATGAGTTATGTTGCATTATAATAAATACTTACAATGGATATACTAAAGGAAATATTAAAATTCTTTACTGATAAAACAAATTCGACAACTACGAAGTTTTTCGGGATAATAGTTTTTGTTTTAGTTATATTCTTTATAGACAATTTATTAGGATTCTCTTTTTATTATTCAAACAATCAAAAGATTAATCAATTATTGAATATAGAAAAATTAAAAAGAGAATGTCCCGAAAATCCTGCGATACTCTCCTCCTTAAATGAAGCAGAGGAAGATATTTTACAGAGAAAAAACATAATTAAGTCTTTCTTTGAATTATTCAGTAAAGAGGATTTTGACATTAAGAAACATAAAGCACAAATACATATAGACACCGTCTTTGTCGAAAGAATAATCAATTCTAAACCATTTAATGACACATCAAATATTCAACTACTGAAAAAAGAATCAACTCCTAAAAAAAAGGAAACGACCTTTGTTTCAAGGTCTAAACTTTGGCATACCTTATCTTCCTCTTTTATTCTAATTGTCGTATTAATTGGTTTTCCTATCATTTTCATATTTGCTGAGAAAACATTTAATTGGGACACTTTATTTGTTTTAATTTTCATTTTGATTTTTTTAGCAGGTTTGATATGGATTTATCAATTTATATTAGGATTAATACCTGTCATTATGGGTAAGGTTTGGATTAATTATTTATTAAATTCTTTTATACATGGATTTAGTATTTGGATAATAATTTATTCGATAAAGAAAAAGTCTTAAGTATTTAAAAGCGCAAATCGACAGCAAGTTTATTGCATTGGGGCTGATGACGCATTTGGAGTTTTTAACGCTTTTTGGTTGCTTTACTAATAGTGGAATAAAGATGTAGTTCCAAACTTCCAAACGCAATCAATTTGCGGAACGTTGGCCTTTATTGTCGCTCCTTGCGTAAGATGTTTTATATTAAACGATTGATAACAAGATAGTTTAATCTTTATAAATTTTTAATATTACCATTTTTGCTATTAATATTTATATTTGTGTAATGATAGAGTTAAAGAATGATATTGAAAGTTTAAGAAGTTTATCTCAGATCTTCTCCCCATCTAACTTTAAAAAAGTTGTTAGAGAGAAAGACTATTCTTTTGTTGACAAGCGATTTAATAAACATTTAAAAACAAACACGATTTACAATAGGGGTGAGTTACTAGAGTACTTGTACAAAGAAATGCAGGATAATTATAAAAGTGAATATTTATATAAAAATGTACTTATAAATAAATTGCTTCTTGGAAAGTATAGTTTAAACACTACCACAATCATTAATGAATTTAAAATTGGAAACTCCATAGCAGATTTTGTTCTTTTAAATGGTGAGGCACGTATTTTTGAAATAAAAACTGAATTTGATTCTTTAGAAAAATTAAAGAAACAACTATCTGATTATTGTCAATTTGCAAATAAAGTCTATATAGTATCAAATCATAAATTTATTGCCAAACTCATTTCAGAGTATAATAACTCAACTATTGGCATTATAGAAATAACACAGCAGAATGCGCTTAAAGAGATTAAGATTGCTCAAGAAAACGTATCCACCTTTAATCATCTAACAATATTCAAAACCCTTCGAAAGCAAGAATATCTTGAAATTATTTATGATTTATTCGGTGGTATTCCTGATGTGCCTAATACCCAAATATTCAAGGAGTGTTTAAATTTAATTCGGTCGATTGATGTTGCTTTATTCCAAAAATACGCATTTCAAAAATTAAAAGAAAGAAAGTTGAAATGTCCTAATTTCTTAAAATCTGAACAAACTCCATACGAATTAAAGCACATTTGTTATTCACTAAACATGACTGAAAATGAATATATTGAATTATATAGTTTCTTAAATCAAAAAATATAATATGTATTTCCCTTACCTTAGAGGAAAGCAATTTGAATTAATTGCGCTTCGTGAAACCAGTGATATTCTAGCAAAATATTCGAAAAAAATATCTCCAATAATTGAACCAGTTAAGAATTCCTCTACTTTAAGAACAACTCTAAAAGAGTTAATGGAAAAGGATATTAATTTTAACTTAATAATTAATCCTACTATTGGGGACTTAACTAAATCAACTAAAGATATACTTCTTATTGTTCAAGAAGAACTACGCAGTTACTCAAACTATCAGCTTGCAGTAATAGTTGAGGAAAAAACAGATATTATAAGTTTAGTTGAATTAATAAATAGATACAATTTGAAATTTATTGGCGTAACTTTAATACATAATGCAATAAGACCTAATATTTCAAATTTAATTAGTAGCATTTCAAAATATTACTCAACTACCTATAATGTTATTTATTTTCAGAAAACGAGCAGAAGATATTATCGGGAATTTGACAGCAATACACTTGTAGGTCTAGAAGATTTTTTTATATCTCAAACAAAGAATGCTGATTATTTAACAGTACAGGATAGTCAATTTTCAGAAGAACATTTGTATTATTCAAAAGATGGCTATAATGGCTTTTCCGATTTCTTAACGATTGGTGATAATTATTCTGAATCAGGCTTCCTCCCTTTTGCTGTGGCGATACATATATCATATACAGACACTGAAAACAAAATAAGAATTAAACATTTTGTTTCAGATTCAAATGATGATAATTCTGATACCGGAGGAAAATTTATTGAAGCTTTAAGAAAATTAATAAAATGGAGTGATAATAATCGTATTGAAACAAAAGCAATGAATATTTTCAGAGAACTAGACCAAAGTGGTCATTTCCCAGGCTTAGGTAGTATTAAAAAACTTTCAATAATGCACCATATTGAACTCGTATTAAAACTGATTTAAAATGAATTGCTGTTGTAATTGTTTTTCAAGTCCTTACTTATACAATATTATATCAACCGATACACGAAAAGGAGATTGTGATTTTTGTTCTACAAAGGATATTTCTATATATACTCCTCGTGAATTAATTCCTTTCTTTAGAAATATTTTAAACCTTTATGAACTAAATGATGAATTTGGTTCTGACATAATTAGTGCAATTGAAGAAGATTTTAATAATTCAATATTTAGCAATCTTGTTCAAAATAAAACAGAATTACTAAGATCAATTGTTTCTGATGAACTTGAGGAGTTTGAAAAGCTATTTACCAATAAAGTTTCATCGACACTTAAAGATGGGCTTCATCTTGAACAATCCCAGCAGATACATAATATATGGTCAAGTTTCAAAGATGAAATAAGATACATTAATAGATTTCACATTAAAAACACTATTGAATTACCAAAACTTAAAAAGTTTTTTGAAAACGAATCTTTTCACACCTTATTAAAGAAAGGTCGTATTTTTTACCGAAGTAGAATTTCTGACAAACTAGGTTATAATAAAAGCAACATGGGTAATCCTCCCAAGGAAAAAGCAACTGCAGGTAGAGCTAACCCTAAAGGTATTTCATATTTATACTTAGCAGATGATGTCGTCACTTCGATTTATGAAGCACGTGCAACTTTATATGATTATGTTTCAATTGGAGATTTTAGACTTGTTGAAGATGTTAAAGTACTAAATTTACGACAACCTAGTTATGACCCAATTAGTTGGTCAGAAGAGGAGGCAATTGATGATTATATTGTATATGTACCTTTTATTAAAACGCTTCAAAAGGAATTATCTCTTCCAATTCGTCGTTTGGATAAAGAAATCGATTATATTCCAACTCAATATTTGTCAGAATTTATAAAATCAATAGGTTTTGATGGTGTTGAATTTCAGAGTTCTTTATATAGCAAAGGTTATAATTTAGCTATTTTCTATCCCGATAAATTTGAGTGTATTAATGCTGATGTTTACGAAATAGAAAGTATTGATTTGAAACATAAAAAGCTATAATCTTGCTTTCCCCCGTTCAGGCTTAGCCTGCACGCCTAAGTCGAAAATATCCTATCAGGCTTGTACTTGAGATAAGCCAAACGTATAGAACTCATTTGGTGATTTTCCATTTCATATCAATTAAACAATAGAGTTCTTTTTTGCGCTCATTTTCGAGCGAATATGTTCTTGTGAGTTCGCAGCTTTTTGCTAACGGAGGAATGAAGATGTAGTTCAAACTCACAAACGCAATCAACTTGTAAACGATGTGGTACATAATTTTGTCGAAATTCCCAATCTTTTTTGTAAGTGTGTAACTTATAAGTTACCTTTGCGTTCAATCGGAAGATAGTTTATGGAAAAAATCCGTGAAATTGTTGCTTATAAACACTACTTTGAAGAGTTCTTGATTCAACAACCGAAAAAGGTTCAGGACAAGGTGTTCAAAGTACTTGAAGCAATCGAAACACTTGAAAGAATTCCTAGCAACTATCTTAAGCATTTAGAAGGAATTAAAGGCCTTTATGAAGCACGAATTCAGCTTGGAGATAATATATGGCGAGTATTCTGTTTCTTCGACAAAGGTAGGTTAGTAATTCTGCTGAATGGTTTCCATAAAAAAACCCAGAAGACTCCGAAGAAAGAAATTGAAATGGCGTTAAATTTAATGAAAGAATACTATGAAGGCAAAGGATAATAAAGAACTTACATCTTGGTCGGAGATTAAGAATAAGGTTTACGGCGAAAAGGGGACTGAAAGAAGAGATAATCTTGAAAGAGAAGCCGAGGCCTTTAAAATAGGCTTACTACTTAAAAAAGCACGCGAATCACGTCACCTAACCCAGGAAGACCTTGCTAAGCTAATTGACAAGAAGAGAACTTATATTTCTAGAGTAGAAAATGATGGTAGTAACATTACTTTAGGCACTTTGTTTGAATTTGTAGAGAAAGGTCTTGGCGGTAAAGTTAATATTTCCATAGACCTTTAATTGTAGAGAAATCCCTTGTTCGGCTTAATCTTCGCGCCTAGGTCGAATACATTCTATCAGGCTTGTGCCTGAGATTAGCTAAACGTATAAAACTCACTTGTAATTTTCCATTTCATATCAATTTCAATTATATCAAGTACAGAATAGAGATTTTTTTACACTCGTTTTTACGTGAATGCATTCTTGGAGGTTAGCAGTTTTTGTTAACTTTACTAACAGAGGATAAGAAAACGGTTTCAATCGAGTGTTCTTTGCGAGTTAGGCAAAAATTTCCAAACTTGACCAATATGCAATTGATGGCAGCAAGTTTAAGACACCGAAATAGCTCAATTATACCTAAGGGTCAATTAAATTACGCAACCTTGAATTTTTTCCTGTATTCCAAAGGTGACATTCCAACAATTTTAACAAACGTTTTTCGGAACGATTTTGGGTCGGAATAGCCGCTTTGTTCAACAATCTCATTAATATTGTGATTGGATTGTTCCAGCTGTTTCTTTGCCGATTCAACACGCACATTTTGCAAATACTCAATTGGCGGCACCCCGGTTGCAAGTTTAAACCTCCTAACGATATTTCTTCTGCTCGAGGGAATACTTTTAATAATCTCTTCAATCGTTTCTATCTCGCGAAATTTAGTCTCGATTCTATCCTGAACTATTTTTACCAAATCGTCATTGTGGTTATGGCTGGGTACAAAAGTGCCAAAATAGCTTTGGTTATAGCGATCCATATCAATGGCGAAAATCTTGGCAATACGAATAGCCATCTCGTTTCCACAGTATTTTTGAACAATTCGCAATAACAGATGGAAGGTTGAAGTTGATCCTCCGCTGGTGTAAAACCGTCCATCAACAGTTATTACCTGATTAGGTTTTAAAATAACAGATGGGAATGAGGCTGCAAACCGGCTACTTGCATCAACGTGTGTGGTGGCCATTTTTCCATCGAGTAAACCCGAAGCACCAAATAAAAATGCCCCGGTACAAAAACTTGCGATTTCTGCTCCCTCAAGGTATTGGCTTCTGATCCATGGAATAAATTTCTGGTTCTTTAAAAGCGTGTCCGACATATCAGTCGTAGTAAATGAAGGTATCAGAACAATATCTGCCTTGAGGTCCGTCTGTAATGACAATACCGGGTAATTATGAAATAACG is from Bacteroidales bacterium and encodes:
- the hutH gene encoding histidine ammonia-lyase, coding for MSKVHYISPKPLTYELMEDLANNHYKLELSDEAIGLITKCREYLDNKMLNEHAPIYGITTGFGSLCNRNISKEKLSQLQRNLVMSHACSTGDEINPEIIKLMLFLKAHALSLGHSGVQIVTVQRILDFYNNDVLPVVYDRGSLGASGDLAPLSNLFLPLLGLGEVRYQGKRYESSEIMKKFGWQPIDLKSKEGLALLNGTQFMSAHGVYAMLKAFRIIKFADIIGALSLEAYDGRIEPFHENLQKVRPHQGQIETALNFRKILEGSELIAHPKKHVQDPYSFRCMPQVHGASKDALNYVANVLLTEINSVTDNPTIWPDEDLILSGGNFHGQPLALSYDFMAIALSELGNISERRVVQLISGLRGLPEFLVFNSGLNSGFMIPQYAAASMVSQNKQLCTPASVDSIVSSNGQEDHVSMGANAATKLLKVVDNTERILAIELFNAAQALEFRRPAKTSPYLEDFMAQYREIVPFIEEDRIMYIEMDKTVEFIRNGSFGK
- a CDS encoding histidine--tRNA ligase — its product is MSAQKPSIPKGTRDFTPIEMVRRNYIFDIIRSVFKTYGYLPIETPAMENLTTLLGKYGEEGDKLLFKVLNSGDFTKDIDPKLLIHGNPNPLSIAICDKGLRYDLTVPFARFVVMYQNEITFPFKRYQIQPVWRADRPQKGRYREFYQCDVDVIGSNSLLNEAELVMIINEVFTKLGVRTVIKVNNRKILTWIADFIGFPDKLIDITIAIDKIDKVGLEGAIAELEGKGVSKEGITKLQPILTLTGSNPGKIERLRKMIVDSEVGLKGVAEMEEFFDYLEALGRIKTDVELDLSLARGLNYYTGAIIEVKAKDAEIGSLCGGGRYDDLTGIFGLKDMSGVGVSFGADRIYDVMLQLNLFPENLISSTQVMFTNFGRYEASYCLNAIRSVREKGISAELYPDSTKLKKQFDYANKRSIKFVVIAGESEMHNRQFSVKNMITGEQETIPFNSLTEYLLGKINQA
- a CDS encoding sce7726 family protein, which translates into the protein MIELKNDIESLRSLSQIFSPSNFKKVVREKDYSFVDKRFNKHLKTNTIYNRGELLEYLYKEMQDNYKSEYLYKNVLINKLLLGKYSLNTTTIINEFKIGNSIADFVLLNGEARIFEIKTEFDSLEKLKKQLSDYCQFANKVYIVSNHKFIAKLISEYNNSTIGIIEITQQNALKEIKIAQENVSTFNHLTIFKTLRKQEYLEIIYDLFGGIPDVPNTQIFKECLNLIRSIDVALFQKYAFQKLKERKLKCPNFLKSEQTPYELKHICYSLNMTENEYIELYSFLNQKI
- a CDS encoding sce7725 family protein, whose translation is MYFPYLRGKQFELIALRETSDILAKYSKKISPIIEPVKNSSTLRTTLKELMEKDINFNLIINPTIGDLTKSTKDILLIVQEELRSYSNYQLAVIVEEKTDIISLVELINRYNLKFIGVTLIHNAIRPNISNLISSISKYYSTTYNVIYFQKTSRRYYREFDSNTLVGLEDFFISQTKNADYLTVQDSQFSEEHLYYSKDGYNGFSDFLTIGDNYSESGFLPFAVAIHISYTDTENKIRIKHFVSDSNDDNSDTGGKFIEALRKLIKWSDNNRIETKAMNIFRELDQSGHFPGLGSIKKLSIMHHIELVLKLI
- a CDS encoding RES family NAD+ phosphorylase codes for the protein MNCCCNCFSSPYLYNIISTDTRKGDCDFCSTKDISIYTPRELIPFFRNILNLYELNDEFGSDIISAIEEDFNNSIFSNLVQNKTELLRSIVSDELEEFEKLFTNKVSSTLKDGLHLEQSQQIHNIWSSFKDEIRYINRFHIKNTIELPKLKKFFENESFHTLLKKGRIFYRSRISDKLGYNKSNMGNPPKEKATAGRANPKGISYLYLADDVVTSIYEARATLYDYVSIGDFRLVEDVKVLNLRQPSYDPISWSEEEAIDDYIVYVPFIKTLQKELSLPIRRLDKEIDYIPTQYLSEFIKSIGFDGVEFQSSLYSKGYNLAIFYPDKFECINADVYEIESIDLKHKKL
- a CDS encoding type II toxin-antitoxin system RelE/ParE family toxin, yielding MEKIREIVAYKHYFEEFLIQQPKKVQDKVFKVLEAIETLERIPSNYLKHLEGIKGLYEARIQLGDNIWRVFCFFDKGRLVILLNGFHKKTQKTPKKEIEMALNLMKEYYEGKG
- a CDS encoding helix-turn-helix transcriptional regulator; the protein is MKAKDNKELTSWSEIKNKVYGEKGTERRDNLEREAEAFKIGLLLKKARESRHLTQEDLAKLIDKKRTYISRVENDGSNITLGTLFEFVEKGLGGKVNISIDL
- a CDS encoding helix-turn-helix domain-containing protein — translated: MKNLGLIVPTDYKLLSIAAILDVFETTNRVSAENNQEIPFRIHVVRTPELIETEGALFHNYPVLSLQTDLKADIVLIPSFTTTDMSDTLLKNQKFIPWIRSQYLEGAEIASFCTGAFLFGASGLLDGKMATTHVDASSRFAASFPSVILKPNQVITVDGRFYTSGGSTSTFHLLLRIVQKYCGNEMAIRIAKIFAIDMDRYNQSYFGTFVPSHNHNDDLVKIVQDRIETKFREIETIEEIIKSIPSSRRNIVRRFKLATGVPPIEYLQNVRVESAKKQLEQSNHNINEIVEQSGYSDPKSFRKTFVKIVGMSPLEYRKKFKVA